The following are from one region of the Coffea eugenioides isolate CCC68of chromosome 2, Ceug_1.0, whole genome shotgun sequence genome:
- the LOC113760437 gene encoding receptor like protein kinase S.2-like isoform X1 codes for MAVVYDNWERLVTATLRREELRLTALRTPSDVSSASLLSGSPSLSFSSQTGQVSSFNFGSLLVGDSFTYSQILKATRFLSDSNLIKHGHSGKFFYGVLQGGTEVVIKQVDVSCFENELCFMSELEICSMVYHSRLIPLLGHCLENGYQKFLVYKYTPNKDLGSLLGHDDTNQLPSLDWTTRLKIATGVAEGLCYLHHECFPPLVHRDIQASSILLDDDFEVRLGSLAGVCIEEKENNQIGIARFLRLPKISEQISPGKSTARRSYDVYCFGKILLELVTSKLGASAGNDSITKEKDWMEKTLRYVVVSNDKKQHLTEVWAVAFIAKACVHHKPSKRPQMSEILEALKRVKSTRFSNQQLQAASHPNKLFPPPTMPAVPEGSKTIGRMSQATENAKSTGSSTASGSYEFSEVNASKKVYPLGEILATPNLRIFTCSELKAATRNFEIDTLLGEGAYGRVYKGSLHEKSMSESGSEALIAVKEVYSWCIPAFRNRWQSEVVLHGRLSHPNIVKLLGYCWENKELFLVYEFMQEGSLASHLFGRRGSAFQPLTWEKRIKILVGAARGVAFLHQSQKRGSIRREAGYEGFYDHFEPSKVLLDQSYNAKLSDFGQKTSLIDPDPYNEVHPKLLWREGKSSPMMDVYGFGILLVEMITGLEKLDTRCQTDQEVMLDWIKPDLSGQPLFGILDSKLERNYPVEAVTKVSQLALLCLEKNCKYRPSMEAVVKELELIESPTKKGGKLG; via the exons AGAACCCCGAGTGATGTTTCCTCAGCATCACTGTTATCAGGATCACCATCTCTCAGTTTCAGTTCTCAGACTGGCCAAGTTTCATCTTTTAACTTCGGGAGCTTATTAGTTGGGGATTCATTTACTTATAGTCAAATTCTTAAAGCTACACGTTTCTTGAGTGACTCCAATCTCATCAAGCATGGCCATTCTGGCAAATTCTTTTATGGTGTTTTGCAAGGTGGCACAGAAGTGGTAATTAAACAAGTCGATGTTTCTTGCTTTGAGAATGAATTGTGTTTTATGTCAGAATTGGAAATTTGCAGCATGGTTTATCATTCTAGGCTGATCCCCCTTCTGGGGCATTGTTTGGAGAACGGATATCAGAAGTTTCTTGTTTACAAATACACCCCTAACAAGGACCTGGGAAGTTTATTGGGGCATGATGACACTAACCAGTTACCATCGTTAGATTGGACCACGAGGTTGAAGATTGCAACTGGAGTGGCAGAGGGCTTATGTTATCTACATCATGAATGTTTTCCACCCCTTGTTCATAG GGACATTCAAGCTAGCAGCATACTACTTGATGATGACTTTGAAGTGAGGTTAGGAAGCCTTGCAGGTGTCTGcattgaagaaaaagaaaacaatcagATTGGGATTGCTCGGTTCCTGCGGTTGCCAAA AATTTCTGAACAAATCAGTCCAG GTAAATCTACGGCAAGACGCTCTTATGATGTTTATTGCTTTGGAAAGATTTTGCTTGAGCTAGTCACCAGCAAGCTGGGTGCTAGTGCTGGCAATGACTCCATTACGAAGGAGAAGGATTGGATGGAAAAGACCCTACGCTATGTTGTTGTTTCAAACGACAAGAAACAGCATTTGACAGAAGTTTGGGCAGTTGCTTTCATTGCCAAGGCTTGTGTCCACCACAAGCCTTCTAAGCGGCCCCAAATGTCAGAAATACTTGAGGCTTTGAAACGTGTTAAATCAACAAGGTTCAGTAATCAACAACTTCAAGCTGCTAGTCATCCCAACaaacttttcccacctcctacaATGCCAGCAGTTCCTGAGGGATCTAAAACAATAG GACGGATGTCACAGGCAACTGAAAATGCCAAATCCACAGGCAGCAGCACTGCTTCAGGGAGCTATGAGTTCTCAGAAGTTAATGCGAGTAAGAAGGTTTATCCACTGGGAGAAATATTGGCCACCCCCAATTTAAGGATTTTTACTTGTTCGGAACTGAAGGCTGCTacaagaaattttgaaattgacaCATTGCTGGGAGAAGGTGCATATGGGAGAGTATACAAAGGTTCGCTTCATGAAAAGTCCATGTCAGAGAGTGGAAGTGAAGCACTAATTGCTGTTAAAGAAGTGTATTCCTGGTGTATTCCAGCATTTCGAAACAGGTGGCAG TCTGAGGTGGTCTTGCATGGAAGGCTTTCTCATCCAAACATAGTTAAGCTCCTTGGATACTGTTGGGAGAACAAAGAGCTATTTCTTGTGTATGAGTTCATGCAGGAAGGCAGCTTGGCCAGCCACCTATTTGGAAGAC GAGGCTCTGCCTTTCAGCCGCTTACATGGGAAAAAAGGATTAAGATCTTAGTTGGAGCAGCTCGAGGTGTGGCGTTCTTGCATCAATCACAGAAACGAGGTTCGATTAGACGGGAAGCGGGATATGAGGGTTTCTATGACCATTTTGAGCCCTCAAAAGTATTGCTTGATCAG TCTTACAATGCCAAATTATCAGATTTTGGTCAGAAGACCTCATTGATAGATCCAGATCCGTATAATGAAGTACATCCAAAACTACTTTGGCGTGAAG GGAAGTCGTCCCCAATGATGGATGTATATGGCTTCGGTATTCTGTTGGTCGAGATGATAACAGGTTTAGAGAAGCTAGACACACGTTGTCAGACTGATCAAGAAGTTATGCTCGATTGGATCAAGCCTGATTTATCTGGCCAGCCTTTGTTCGGCATTTTGGATTCCAAGCTAGAAAGAAACTATCCTGTAGAAGCTGTTACAAAAGTGTCACAGCTTGCTCTGTTATGTCTTGAGAAAAATTGTAAATACAGGCCATCAATGGAAGCAGTTGTGAAGGAATTAGAGCTTATTGAATCACCAACAAAGAAAGGCGGGAAACTGGGTTGA
- the LOC113760437 gene encoding proline-rich receptor-like protein kinase PERK9 isoform X2 has product MAVVYDNWERLVTATLRREELRLTALRTPSDVSSASLLSGSPSLSFSSQTGQVSSFNFGSLLVGDSFTYSQILKATRFLSDSNLIKHGHSGKFFYGVLQGGTEVVIKQVDVSCFENELCFMSELEICSMVYHSRLIPLLGHCLENGYQKFLVYKYTPNKDLGSLLGHDDTNQLPSLDWTTRLKIATGVAEGLCYLHHECFPPLVHRDIQASSILLDDDFEVRLGSLAGVCIEEKENNQIGIARFLRLPKISEQISPGKSTARRSYDVYCFGKILLELVTSKLGASAGNDSITKEKDWMEKTLRYVVVSNDKKQHLTEVWAVAFIAKACVHHKPSKRPQMSEILEALKRVKSTRFSNQQLQAASHPNKLFPPPTMPAVPEGSKTIGRMSQATENAKSTGSSTASGSYEFSEVNASKKVYPLGEILATPNLRIFTCSELKAATRNFEIDTLLGEGAYGRVYKGSLHEKSMSESGSEALIAVKEVYSWCIPAFRNRWQSEVVLHGRLSHPNIVKLLGYCWENKELFLVYEFMQEGSLASHLFGRRGSAFQPLTWEKRIKILVGAARGVAFLHQSQKRGSIRREAGYEGFYDHFEPSKVLLDQISAYDEVLLDYYQCY; this is encoded by the exons AGAACCCCGAGTGATGTTTCCTCAGCATCACTGTTATCAGGATCACCATCTCTCAGTTTCAGTTCTCAGACTGGCCAAGTTTCATCTTTTAACTTCGGGAGCTTATTAGTTGGGGATTCATTTACTTATAGTCAAATTCTTAAAGCTACACGTTTCTTGAGTGACTCCAATCTCATCAAGCATGGCCATTCTGGCAAATTCTTTTATGGTGTTTTGCAAGGTGGCACAGAAGTGGTAATTAAACAAGTCGATGTTTCTTGCTTTGAGAATGAATTGTGTTTTATGTCAGAATTGGAAATTTGCAGCATGGTTTATCATTCTAGGCTGATCCCCCTTCTGGGGCATTGTTTGGAGAACGGATATCAGAAGTTTCTTGTTTACAAATACACCCCTAACAAGGACCTGGGAAGTTTATTGGGGCATGATGACACTAACCAGTTACCATCGTTAGATTGGACCACGAGGTTGAAGATTGCAACTGGAGTGGCAGAGGGCTTATGTTATCTACATCATGAATGTTTTCCACCCCTTGTTCATAG GGACATTCAAGCTAGCAGCATACTACTTGATGATGACTTTGAAGTGAGGTTAGGAAGCCTTGCAGGTGTCTGcattgaagaaaaagaaaacaatcagATTGGGATTGCTCGGTTCCTGCGGTTGCCAAA AATTTCTGAACAAATCAGTCCAG GTAAATCTACGGCAAGACGCTCTTATGATGTTTATTGCTTTGGAAAGATTTTGCTTGAGCTAGTCACCAGCAAGCTGGGTGCTAGTGCTGGCAATGACTCCATTACGAAGGAGAAGGATTGGATGGAAAAGACCCTACGCTATGTTGTTGTTTCAAACGACAAGAAACAGCATTTGACAGAAGTTTGGGCAGTTGCTTTCATTGCCAAGGCTTGTGTCCACCACAAGCCTTCTAAGCGGCCCCAAATGTCAGAAATACTTGAGGCTTTGAAACGTGTTAAATCAACAAGGTTCAGTAATCAACAACTTCAAGCTGCTAGTCATCCCAACaaacttttcccacctcctacaATGCCAGCAGTTCCTGAGGGATCTAAAACAATAG GACGGATGTCACAGGCAACTGAAAATGCCAAATCCACAGGCAGCAGCACTGCTTCAGGGAGCTATGAGTTCTCAGAAGTTAATGCGAGTAAGAAGGTTTATCCACTGGGAGAAATATTGGCCACCCCCAATTTAAGGATTTTTACTTGTTCGGAACTGAAGGCTGCTacaagaaattttgaaattgacaCATTGCTGGGAGAAGGTGCATATGGGAGAGTATACAAAGGTTCGCTTCATGAAAAGTCCATGTCAGAGAGTGGAAGTGAAGCACTAATTGCTGTTAAAGAAGTGTATTCCTGGTGTATTCCAGCATTTCGAAACAGGTGGCAG TCTGAGGTGGTCTTGCATGGAAGGCTTTCTCATCCAAACATAGTTAAGCTCCTTGGATACTGTTGGGAGAACAAAGAGCTATTTCTTGTGTATGAGTTCATGCAGGAAGGCAGCTTGGCCAGCCACCTATTTGGAAGAC GAGGCTCTGCCTTTCAGCCGCTTACATGGGAAAAAAGGATTAAGATCTTAGTTGGAGCAGCTCGAGGTGTGGCGTTCTTGCATCAATCACAGAAACGAGGTTCGATTAGACGGGAAGCGGGATATGAGGGTTTCTATGACCATTTTGAGCCCTCAAAAGTATTGCTTGATCAG ATTTCTGCATATGATGAAGTTCTCCTAGATTACTATCAATGTTACTGA